The following is a genomic window from Dermatophilaceae bacterium Soc4.6.
GAGGTCAAGGTCAGCCGGAGCTGGCCGGGCACGATCGTGGTCGCCGTCACCCGCCGCCAGCCCGTGCTGGCCGTGCGGTTGCCCAGCTCGCGGATCCAGCTCGTCGACGCCACGGGTCTGGCCTACTCGACGGTCGCGTCCGTCCCGCGAGGGGTCCCCCTCGTCACCTCGAGCGCCGCCACGCCGGCCCCTGAGGGACTGCAGGCGGCCGCCAGCGTCCTGACCATCCTCCCGTCGTCGCTGCGGGCGAAGGTGGGCGGCGTGACCGTGACGAGCGCCGACCTGGTGACCTTCACCCTGGGCGGGGTCACGGTGCGCTGGGGTGGTCTCGCCGACGGGGCGAAGAAGCTGGCGGTCCTCCAGGTCCTGCTGCGTACGTCGCCGACGACGATCGACGTCAGCGCCCCGGATACCCCGACGACGACCTGACACCGCCCCACCAGTCACACGGACCCCACGGCTACCATCGGGGACGTCGATGTCGACCTCAGGTCGAGGACACGCCGTGTCAGGAGTTGGTGCACGGGGCGCATCGGCATACGGTCGGTCGAGCACGGGGTGGCCGATGGTCTCCCTCAACGCTCACCCTCACGTAGACATCTAGACTTTACCGCTCGACCTCGACCCCGTCGAGATCGGGTCAGACCGAGATTCCTGCACTCCTGGAGGAGTGCGCCAGCTCCGCCACGGAGGAAGGGCCCGATTGTGGCTGCAGACCCGCACAACTACCTCGCCGTCATCAAGGTCGTCGGCATCGGGGGTGGTGGCGTCAACGCCATCAACCGGATGATCGACGTCGGCCTGAAGGGCGTCGAGTTCATCGCCATCAACACCGATGCCCAGGCACTGCTGATGAGCGACGCCGACGTCAAGCTCGACGTGGGTCGCGAGCTGACCCGCGGCCTCGGGGCCGGGGCCGACCCCGAGGTCGGGCGACGCGCGGCCGAGGACCACCAGGAGGAGATCGAGGAGGTGCTCAAGGGCGCCGACATGGTCTTCGTCACCGCCGGCGAAGGTGGTGGCACCGGCACCGGTGGAGCCCCCGTCGTGGCGCGGATCGCCCGGCAGCTCGGCGCCCTGACCATCGGTGTCGTCACCCGCCCGTTCACCTTCGAGGGGCGGCGCCGCGCCAACCAGGCCGAGGCCGGCATCGCCGGCCTGCGCGAGGAGGTCGACACCCTCATCGTCATCCCCAACGACCGGCTGCTGTCGATCAGCGACCGCAACGTCTCGATGATGGACGCCTTCCGCTCGGCCGACCAGGTGCTGCTGTCCGGTGTGCAGGGCATCACCGACCTGATCACGACCCCCGGTCTGATCAACCTCGACTTCGCCGACGTCAAGTCGGTCATGCAGGGCGCCGGGTCGGCGCTCATGGGCATCGGCTCGGCCCGTGGTGAGGACCGCGCCGTGCAGGCGGCCGAGCTGGCCATCTCCTCGCCGCTGCTCGAGGCGAGCATCGACGGTGCGCACGGGGTGCTGCTATCGATCTCCGGTGGCTCCGACCTCGGGCTCTTCGAGATCAACGAGGCGGCGCGGCTGGTGCAGGAGGCTGCCCACCCCGAGGCCAACATCATCTTCGGCACGGTCATCGACGACGCGCTCGGCGACGAGGTGCGGGTCACCGTCATCGCCGCCGGGTTCGACGGGGGTGGCCCGGTCAAGCGCAACGACGGGGCGCTCGGCACGATCTCCACCGGGGGACGCCCGGGCACGCCGGCCGCCGGCCCGCCGGCCCCGGTGACCTCGCCGCCGACGACCGCGACCGCGCCGTCCACCTTGTCGTATGTCGCCTCGACCCCGCCGCCCGTCGGTGGCGGGGATGCGGTGCAGCCCCCGTCGCAGCCGCCCGCTCCGGCGACTCCCACCGCCCCACCGCGCACGGTCACCTTCGAGGACGCCGACGACCTCGACGTGCCCGACTTCCTCAAGTAGCAGGGGGCGGCCCGCGGTGGAGGCTGCAGCCGTCTCGTGGCGGGGCGCGCTCCGGCTCGACGCGACGGTGGAGCGGCCCGGCGTGTGGGCCGGCTTCACCACGCGTGAGGGCGGCGCGAGCCTCCCGCCGTGGACCGGGCTCAACCTCGGCGGGGGAGTGGGCGACGACGTCGGTCACGTGCTCGCCAACCGCTCCCGGGTGGCCGGCGCCGTCGGTGTGACCCCGGAGCGACTGGTGCTGATGCAGCAGTGTCATGGCACACGGGTCGAGCGCGTCGAGGGTCCGTGGCCGGGTCAGGCACCGTCGTGCGATGCGATCGTGACCACCCACGACGACCTGGCCCTCGCGGCCCTCGTCGCCGACTGCACCCCGGTCCTGCTGCACGACGCCCGGGCCGGGGTCGTGGGCGCCGTCCACGCCGGCCGCCCCGGCATGACCGACGGCGTCGTCGCGCTGGCCGTCTCGGCCATGCGCGACCTGGGGGCCACCGCCGTGTCGGCCCTCGTGGGCCCCTCCATCTGCGGTCGGTGCTATGAGGTCCCGGAGGCCCTGCGGGCGGACGCGGCCCGGCGCAGCCCGGTCTCGTCGACCCTCTCGTGGGTCGGCACACCGGCGGTCGACGTGGCCGCCGGGGTGGTCGACCAGCTGGTCGCGGCCGGGGTCACGGTCACCTGGGTGCCCGGCTGCTCACGGGAGGACCCCGAGCTCTACTCCTACCGGCGCGAGGGCGTCACCGGTCGGTATGCCGGGGTCATCCGCCTCCTGCCCGCCCTCACCGGGGCCACGGCGTGAGCGAGACCGCAGAGGGTGCGCCGGCCCGGGCCGCCGAGCTCGCGGCCGGGCTGGCCGCCGTTGAGGGGCGCGTCACCGCGGCCTGCGCCGAGGCGGGTCGCGCACGGTCGGAGGTCACCCTCGTCGTGGTGACCAAGTTCTTCCCCGCCCGCGATGTGCGCCTGCTCGTCGACCTCGGGGTGCGCGACCTCGGCGAGAGCCGTGCCCAGGAGGCGCTGGGCAAGCTCGAGGACCCCCTGCTCGCCTCCGTC
Proteins encoded in this region:
- the ftsZ gene encoding cell division protein FtsZ — encoded protein: MAADPHNYLAVIKVVGIGGGGVNAINRMIDVGLKGVEFIAINTDAQALLMSDADVKLDVGRELTRGLGAGADPEVGRRAAEDHQEEIEEVLKGADMVFVTAGEGGGTGTGGAPVVARIARQLGALTIGVVTRPFTFEGRRRANQAEAGIAGLREEVDTLIVIPNDRLLSISDRNVSMMDAFRSADQVLLSGVQGITDLITTPGLINLDFADVKSVMQGAGSALMGIGSARGEDRAVQAAELAISSPLLEASIDGAHGVLLSISGGSDLGLFEINEAARLVQEAAHPEANIIFGTVIDDALGDEVRVTVIAAGFDGGGPVKRNDGALGTISTGGRPGTPAAGPPAPVTSPPTTATAPSTLSYVASTPPPVGGGDAVQPPSQPPAPATPTAPPRTVTFEDADDLDVPDFLK
- a CDS encoding FtsQ-type POTRA domain-containing protein, encoding MTLGTRGRPGRAATRRVSRTRGLDSARRRFERRASRVRRRPWRVAAAALALVVAAAVVVWALAISSLFAVRTVTVTGLTDARERSAATAAAAVVAGTPLARVDTGAVAARVTEIPTVGEVKVSRSWPGTIVVAVTRRQPVLAVRLPSSRIQLVDATGLAYSTVASVPRGVPLVTSSAATPAPEGLQAAASVLTILPSSLRAKVGGVTVTSADLVTFTLGGVTVRWGGLADGAKKLAVLQVLLRTSPTTIDVSAPDTPTTT
- a CDS encoding polyphenol oxidase family protein — encoded protein: MEAAAVSWRGALRLDATVERPGVWAGFTTREGGASLPPWTGLNLGGGVGDDVGHVLANRSRVAGAVGVTPERLVLMQQCHGTRVERVEGPWPGQAPSCDAIVTTHDDLALAALVADCTPVLLHDARAGVVGAVHAGRPGMTDGVVALAVSAMRDLGATAVSALVGPSICGRCYEVPEALRADAARRSPVSSTLSWVGTPAVDVAAGVVDQLVAAGVTVTWVPGCSREDPELYSYRREGVTGRYAGVIRLLPALTGATA